A single region of the Oncorhynchus keta strain PuntledgeMale-10-30-2019 unplaced genomic scaffold, Oket_V2 Un_contig_4652_pilon_pilon, whole genome shotgun sequence genome encodes:
- the LOC118383216 gene encoding transmembrane protein 178B-like, which translates to MAAGKLLLYTGLSLSLCALGMLAVAICSDHWYETDARRYRERCRSFSSRKNPGFIYIPNNSLPLRASRSRLDRWEDKLLLARNRRQLFAMSAADECSRQYNSTNMGLWSKCHRLGFDQDTEDLIRKGKIEETFKYIIVYNKTVYPIPRDAISS; encoded by the exons ATGGCTGCAGGGAAATTACTGCTCTACACcggactgtccctctctctgtgcgcCCTAGGAATGCTAGCAGTGGCGATCTGTTCCGACCACTGGTACGAGACTGACGCGCGGAGGTATCGGGAGCGCTGTCGGAGCTTCTCCAGCCGTAAGAACCCAGGCTTTATCTACATCCCCAACAACAGCCTCCCTCTGCGGGCTAGCCGCTCCAGACTGGACCGCTGGGAGGACAAGCTGCTCCTAGCCCGGAACAGAAGGCAGCTGTTCGCTATGTCCGCCGCGGACGAGTGTAGCAGGCAGTACAACTCCACCAACATGGGACTGTGGAGCAAATGCCACCGACTGGGCTTCGACCAGGACACAGAAGACCTCATTCGCAAAGGTAAGATAGAGGAAACGTTTAAGTACATAATTGTATACAATAAGACA GTCTACCCCATCCCGCGGGATGCTATATCCTCCTGA